ATCAGGAAGTCGTAAACAAACCATTAATTTCTGCTTTGCCACTTTATGttccaattaaaaaaaaataggcaCTTGGCAAGTCCATGTGTGCAACAGAAATGAATCAAGACCTTACTAAGGCTCCTTTCACTCTTTCATTTAGATATGATCCGCTATTTTCTTCTGCTGTAGTATATTGCTTAACACAGGATCATATCTATTGATTCATTCACTTTCTATAAATGTTATTTCATTCTCAACAGACTTAATTGTgtcttttaacttttttgtagAATTAGCAGTAAACTGcaagaagaacattttcataTTTACTTTTCCTGcagaacatttttatataactttTCCTACATCCCATCACTGTCTCAGATTTTCAGAAGTGCTTTTTCCCTTCCAACTGTTGCCAGAAAAGttcaaaatatttacaaaaagaaCTCTGAGCTAGACTTAttactactttaaaaaatttgtgATCTATGACACCCATTGCTGTGATAGAACAATCAGAATTTTTTTGTGCAATTTCAATCACCACCAACTATAACACTGCCATCATTCAAacattgttttaaaacattgcttaatacaaaaatattattcTTTCAGCACCTACATTTGGTGCATACAtacacaataataaaataaaaaatactccCCTCAATTTCAGCTTTGACTTTAACAATGCAACCATTTATTGGTTCTTACTCAATATATTAGCTTTTAaagcagataaaaaaataattgccACTCCAGCACTCAAATTTGTTTTTATGACTTAATTTATACTGCCCTTTCCACCATCGTCCCCACTCAACTTCATTAGCTACATCGCTATGAGTTTCTTGAAAGAAAATGACATTAAAATTTGTCTGTTCTATTATTTCAGCTATACTAATGTTCGTTTATTCATATCCCTCCCTACATTAATATCAAGAGAACCCACTCTTAAGACTGCCATACAGTATGTAAGTTGAAATAACATTACAAAAAGGACACCACGTGCTGCATGATATGATTAATTAAATCAAAGCCTTTAAGTTTCTATTTTTTCCACTTTTCGATACTTTCTGATTGccattaaatgtttctttaaacaAAATCTTTTTTCCTCACTTAGGAGCTCTAATcccaccttttttttttttttgatatacCGAGACTCTCAATACTCAAATCTCTCAATATCAAGAAAAAAGTCTTGCACATTGACTTGCCTCCCAAATGTATCATCCAGAAAAGCATCAATCTCTTCTAAAGGATACAATGAAGAGTCATTTTGTGAGAACTCTTGAGGTCACCTCACCACTACACAGACTACCTCCCAGTGAACATACATCTTTGTCACAAAGTGATGCAGTGTCATCAGACAATGTTTCATCCATACCAACTGCATCATTACAAACTGGACTGCATATTTGCTCTAATGGCTCCTTTTCCATCACAGACTTTTCATTAGCAACGAAAAACTCATATACACTATTACTGGGTACAGGGTGCATTTCATTAACCCCTTGAATTTGTAGTGTTTAAGAAATCagaatttacaaacatacaaaagcCTTCTCTTGATATAACAACATCAGACCACAATCTAAATTTAGCATCTTAGAGACATCAAGAATATCCCTATTCAGTTAAAAATAATCGAAGATAGACCTACCAGGGACACAGTATATCTGGTCAGGATGTATAACCTGGTCCATAACCTCTGCCAATCAATAAACTAACACTTTAGAGAGCAGCTTGTAGTCACTACACAGAAGAGAAACTGGCCGCCAGCACTTGATGTCTGTCAAATCACCCTTCTTGAGTAGGAGAGCCAAGACTGCTCTGTGGCAACTCAACGGCATCAGCCCTTCAGCTAAACTGTTATTCAGTACCACCAGCACATTATTTCCAAACACTGACCAAAATGATTTATAAAAGTGAACTGCCAACCAACAATCCCTGctgcttttccaagctttataCCTTGGAGGGCTTTATACAGTTGACACATGGTCAAGGCACCTGaaatctttgcattgacttccTCCAACACTGAGGAagattataaaataaatcaCTATCATCCCTATAGTCTGGGccaagtttgtttttatataaagaaagtGACTGCTCTTTTGTGAATGTTTTTGGGATCAGTCAACAATGCTCACGATTCTGAATGTAAAGCgtcttcttatttttttatgagaGACTCCACATCACTTTGATTTCCAGGCAAGTGAGTCAATtcttgcagttttaaaatatcagTCTCTAAAGTGTTTAAATTCAGAGTTTTCTCTATAGTGACATTCTGAAAGTATTGTTGACAAAACTGTCTTACCTGAACTTTCCCTAAATCCCACCATTGCTGCAGTCTTCTAAAATAATTCTTTGTAGTTTTAAAAACATccccaaaatgtttaaaactttCTTTAAATCACTTATCATTCAATAAAGTAATATTTAGGTGGCAATCTGAAAGACATGATGGAGTAATAAAGCAACTCTTAACAATACTAACATAAAACCTATCCAATCTTGCCATAGAAATATTGTTATCATAAACTTGAGACCAAGTTAATTGTTTTTGCTCTCCATTAAACTGTCTCCAAATATGaattaattaatgcatttttaattgTTGAACAAGACATTGACGTGAAGGGAAATGGGGTACAATgtgattttataagttgtgcAATTTAAATCaccccccaaaaataaataatcatcaacattctgtaaaacagaacacaaagtatttaaaaacaaaataatttcaaaAGCTTAAGTTGGTGCATATacacaaatgaaaacaaaaacaacattttcaAAAGAAGCCCTTACTTTCAAATGTCTCCCTTTGATAACTTATTCAACCTGATAAGAGCTTGGGCTAAAACGCTTAGCAACTCCACCACTAAGTGAAGTATTGTGACTTACAGCAGTGATCCCATTCCATTCTACTGCCCATCAGCAGCATTAATAAAATCAGTATGTGTGTCTTGTAAAAGCGTGAAATCAATTTTTTCCTGATTAATTATTTCAAATAAACCAGCTTTGTCTTTAGCCCATTCAGATTCAAAGTAGcaactagggctgtgcaaaaaatcacctgcgattctcatgcatgtttcatcagtaaagcggTTCggtgattagaagtaaatcgccatcagctgctttcagatggagcggcatttactacacagagccggagttcacagagaagctaggAAAAATCAAGTTTAAATTCGAGGAACAGTTTAATGTCATCAATACCTCATAATGATGTTCATAAAAATCACTGAAGATTCACTGTCACTTCCCATTTCATTCTGATCACTTAACTCCGTTATATCAGCTTTCTTTTGATTATGCATATGAATCAATAACGGCTACCTCCACCTGAACATTAGACACTTCACTAAGCTGTGTTTTAGGATGCTAATtctttatacaaaaaagtatatTAATTCACAGCACAAGCTTCAATATAATTCAGTTTAATTTGTTGCATGCATATATATAATTCAACTTGAACAGTAAGTGTTTAGTGACTCTTCGCAGATAAGATTAGAGTCACTCATTCTGATGGATTTAAgggtttaaccctctggggtgtgaggggtttttagggccctggggaagttttgacatgcactgacatttttgcttttttcagttacttaaaaacatataaatggcaaaagtctcataacactgtgttcacaaactgggctacaatattatataatcaacatgtatgtacatgtttgtatttttgagagaaaaatgtttatgtgaaaaaactttttaagtcactgatataagtgcacaaaactcattctaaacatgttttccctttctaaacaagacttttcaaaacaggatctagtagttttttcttcaaaatgatgtgaaaatcattcggcctactcattcacataaaacaatatattgacttacaatttctaagacaatTTTGTTTGGGAAAGGCCgtatgcgtggaggcgggaaagctcctgaataatcagtgattgacagctcagtaaacaaaagagttgcataatgagccacataatgagccttgtaggaatgttcaacaggaatgtaactttctctgtagtaaaaccatgataaggtttacttgggaatttataacaaaaaatttcaatagaatgtaaatgtttacacacacattatatatattgaaatattttctattaatttcacaagttttaaaagttttaaaaaccatagtagcctaatcatggtaaaggtactgtttggccatcgtaaaaatgaacacagtgttagtgtttggttggccagcgaaAGGTTaacttttgtgcagtaaataTCTCAAAACAagaactgcctatcgttgtctggactcctatgtgtgtttttgtaatcattatagtagtaacacaacaagggacaagcgtgataaacgtatcaatgtttgtttacagccgccgccgCCATTACTCCCTCACatgttgatcatgaaagcagtaCGTGTGCACttgcgagtgatcctgtgtttaataaacttgctgtgcagAGATATAGGTTTAGATGCAAGTAAaaaaggattgtactgtttgcaatcacgtattttataagaataccaaaaagcgcGTCAAATTTcttgactcgtgtgtttgtgtatgtgcgttccCGTCGTGtgaactgtttgacggaagaacaacaacaacaacaaaaaaacctcgcatctggagatactgacacaaatacgcaagtaaataaggatttagatgtcatgtttggtgcactcggatgaaacaacaaggaatggagagactggattgtggattgcgtatccattgactgcaggaggcacgagtTATGCATACGGATCAGAGTATGTGAGCGGAGTGGATTGGAAAGAATTGCGCCgcagtcgaccccagagtgttaataaGTTTCATGAGAATTTGCCTGTCTGTCCCTGCCTACCTTAAAACAACGATATCATTTGAATAAATTCAGCACTGAGACTCTTTCATCCATGACATTGTTCAATAACAGAAGAGTTATCTGCTCAACAGGTaaaatgtgtttctgttttATGGGTTAATCTTTTTACTAAAAGTTTAAGAATATAATACCAACTTTTATTCACTGCTTGTTTTTGATTGTTTGCCATTCTGTTGAGTTTCATGTAGTGTTGTGTGAAATAACGTACAGTCAAGAATCTAACTATAATACTTACAATATATctaaaaatcaacattttgtcAACTGTTACATCAACTGTTTATTCTCTTCTCCAGTCTTGATTTTGGTAATGTCTTAGGTTAAACAACATCCGATCCTAAAGCCAAACAAAGCGGGACCATTTTGAACTAAAAACATCTTCAGCAAACTCTTGTTTTAAACATACTGGACATTACTATGGCATTCCTGTCTATCCTACTGCTTCTCTGCGGTGAGTTTTTACTTTGTTTCTTCTTGTTTAAATCTCTTTgggacggtttcccggacagggattagactagtcctacacttttaagagctcttcaaactgaaaacaacttgcacttacatatcttaaaatacatcagtgccctttgttttacctcaaaatgcacacaggtaatgtttttagtaaggcatgtttgttaaatctAGTTACATATCCTAATtgaactaaggcctagtcctggattaagctaatcctggtccgggaaactgccccatagtgTCTTTTATTTCTTAATGTTGAGGGATGATGCTTGAGGAAAAGTTGTGAACTTTCTCAGTCAGTTTAATTTACATCTTATATCTGTGCTAAATATGGAGATTTATTAAAATACAGACTTTATtgaaataataacaaaaataataataaggtctttaatgtttttatagtcTTAATTAATCAAACATTTCAAGTCATTTTAAGTCAGCAGATTTTTTAAAGTGATGTCAACAGTGTGTGGCTAAAAACTGAATGTTTCTTTTCAGCTTTTCCTCTTTCAAATGCTGTGGGCCGACTGAGAACATTCAACATTtcagataaaaaaacaaacatcagtGAAGCTCTGAATTTTTGCAAAAGCAACTACATTAATCTTGTCACAGTTTATGATGAAGAAGACAATAAAAAGTTATATGAAATGATCGATACGAGTGCCTTGATCGGTGCCCACACAAATAACACAAACTACACCAGCAAATGGTCAAATGGTGATGACGTTACATTCACTCGGTTATCTGGGACTTGTGAGGGGGGAAAAATATGTGGAGCTGCATTTAAAGCTAATGGATTATGGGAACTTCTTCCATACAATCCCACAATAAACTTCATGTGTTATGAAGAAGGTAATTATGTACCCTTTGTCGTTTATGTCTATATATCTAAATATTATAATTGACATAAATTAATTGCATATTCCTCCATTCGTACAGGTGTTGGCCAAGTATCAGACAAATACATCTTAATCCTTCTAAACAAAACCTGGACTGAAGCTCAGCTGTACTGCAGAAAGAATCACACTGATTTAGTCAGTATCAGAAATGAGAAAGAAAATGAGAGAGTAAAGAGTATGATAAATGACAGTGAATTTCCTTTCTGGATTGGCCTCCTGTATGATAACATTGAATGGTTTGATGGAGGAAAATCTGCTTacagaaattattttaaaatacctAATCAGAATAAGTCGACATTATTCATTAAACAATCAGTCCCACCATGGATACAAGGGACAACGACTGGTTCATACAATGCTTTGTGCTACAGTAAGTCGAGACAATGtcatgcattaaaataaaacaagaaataATGAtatgttgctttaaaacatttaactcATTCTATGTTTCTTTATCAGAAAGTTTAATTCATGTGAGCTCTGATGAAATGTCTTGGGAGGAAGCTCTGGATTACTGCAATAGCAATGCTTCTGGACTGCTGCACATCGAGTCACAGTATGATCAGAAAGAAACAGAGCGAGAATTACGAAGACAGAAGATTTCTGGTCCGGTGTGGATTGGGCTTAGACAAAGTCGACTTTTTGGTTTCTGGATTTGGGTCAGTGGGCTTCAAGTGGGACCCTGGACCAACTGGAAAGAAGGGGGTCAACCAGAACATCAGAAGTCTCTGAACTGTGGTGCCATTGAGAGGGTGAACGGTGTGTTCAAGTGGTCTAATAGAGACTGCAGATCTACATTTAGAGTTTTATGTGAAGGAAGTAATTGACCAACATCACCAAACATTGTCATCTATACATTCCCTATAATGTTCTtctaaatattttgtgttgatCTCAAACATTAGCACTTTGTATTTTCAGAGCAGTGAATGAACCTAATAGTGATGTCATAcacaggtaacactttataataatgtTCTGTTGTAAAGCATGTATAAGTTAGTAGTTAATGATGAACTAATTATTTGCAAAATGTCTAAACCTTTATGAATAATAATGAATATGTTAACCATTCATGAGTTGCAAGTTCTTGTTAGCCGATAAGGTAAAGCACTTATACGTTATTGAAAcattcatttttgagtgaaaaAATATAATTCCAGTGGGTTTTGTTATGTCTTTTGACTCACCAACACAGACTTAAATGCATGGAATGTGTGAGGTCAATAATGTGAACCGGTTTTACCTTTCACTAATGCTCACATAGGTTAGAGACTCCATGTAAATCTTCACAGCTGTCTATACCCTCCAGTCAGCCCTTACCCTTATAAGCTATATTCAACACTTTTTATCCACCTGTTTCTTTAGGTAAATCGGGggccgccatctttgagctttcttgtttatgacttccggtgagccactaaagctaatggtagtcaCAAGTGTGCTGTTACAAATCCATCAAGtttcatagaaactgccagtaaacaataaatacaataattgtttaaaaacacgaAGTCTTGATAAATTCCATGtacactcgactgactttcctATTGTAAAGATACttgtatgtctctgtgcttttatatttgcgcattgaaatgattgaatatatgaagagtttcgttgcaaaacgagataaatccatttttttttacatttttctcaaaacatgtttattattatgttttcatgttattattttgttttatggcgCTACTtcgctgtattttttaagttatgaaggtttaaatcaaaacaaaccaactgcagttgcactgatattaattggaatgcacaaccaaaaaatgagatttctgaacaattaaaaaaacggtggttatctcgttttgcaacgaaactcttcatatcttcatatatcaagccccttcttaatttcatcctcccactggttcatacatggcaggtgtagtaaatatacGGCTATTGAACCGGAAGTCTTGCACCGGaaaggaaatacgtcacatctgtatttaatttattattttcataGCCATACATGCATTAACTACTTTTTACCAGTGGAGGCTCATCTGAGGGGGCTAATtgaaaataagtgttcggagtgtcatgtgtgttgcttgtgttttcaaaatgtgtgtttgttgcgtcatgtgtaCCATGTGCCAGAGATGTTCACAAGTCTCTGAGCTCGAGTCTGAGTctagtctgaagtctttgacctcgagtccaagtcaagtctgaagtctctgggctcgagtccaagtcaagtctcaagtctcgttgtaacaaataaaactctaataacaaataaagaaattataaacatttataaaaaaaaacaaagttgcacattaagtaaggtctaaaattagcattaggtacagaaattcaattaaatggataataacactgtctttattgtacaaattaaatattattattattattattgaacaatagaagtgattttctgtttgtcttgggttgtttgattaacataaatgacagacttaagtaggttaattgaggttactgtctctttattaagaacaaataagcCCAGACTTGTttctgactggtttcttaagacataaacaaaaaaaaaatattagaaaaagaatactgtgagatcattttgCGTGTATGTGCCTTGtcaagaaaagaaagattttatgttggcttaactTTTGAAACACTTCTCTCTGTATGTACACTActaagggcacttaaacgcgtgcTCACACACAGGCAGAGGGCGAATTCCAAACAGAgcttcaggaagaagatgcagcagtcgcttcacataaaaactttacgttgtttttcattgctctattcagcaaatgtatgttaatggactacagtatgacacaaagtagcgcaactctggaactgactggagctggaccggatacactgaaccgcatgtgcgtacagaaatctgctcacttGAGCGCCTTTTTgctgttaaattgtttaaccatttaaacaattgcaagccttagaaacacgttaatgataaacttaccctatttaaattgcatattaattCGCAAATCGCGTGCGAGCCGAACCGcggatccgtcacagcactaccCAAAGCTTCAGATGAATGCCACAGCAGCGGCTGCCTGCAGGTACGGTCGACATGTATGtctgcgtctgcagcaggcacttattttgacaagacacctgatgcacataggatcactcgaagcgcagaacacatattttgaaattacgaaccacacacatgacgggctacattgtgacgaacttcgcatcatgGGCCCTAGAAaaaaagtcactggccgccactgctttttacatattaattttattttagttttttagcTTTATTGCAGTTGTTTAATCTTTTTCTTCAAAAgcaaatcatgttttttttttctctagcTTACTGGTTTTTAATGTCAATACATTTTCTTCAAGTCTTGTTGGTAGTATAACATCTGTTGAATGTGTTTCTAGTAAGATGAAGTTAGACTTAGCATTGAGGAATGCAGAATTAAAATTATTCAATAAACTCATTGTTTTCAAAACATCACTTTATCTCCTGTCTGTTGTTCTTCCTCTTTGTCACTGAATCGGCCTTATGGTTCAGTAAAAGTGTTTGTAGCTCACAACAGAGTTGACTGACTTTGAATCTAATATTTTCTCACAAAGACAGATATGTAGTGAGAAATTAAATCTCTTTAAACATCAAAGCTTAACATTAGCCACATGTGATCTTGATGACAGAGATCCTAAAATCACACAATACAAACTCAACACTGCACTTATTGACAATCCTGTACAAAGATGAAACATTGATTAATGTGAACATCACACCAAACTCTTTCACTGGCTTTGCTTTTTACTTCTAAATACAACACAGTGTCAAATATATCATTTCATCATTATGTCAGATATTATAGGAATACGTCCATagttaattttatgttaatcacAAACTGGTTTAGAGTTAAGATAACAATGCAGTATGGCCACCAAGTTAACCTTTATAAACCTAAAgtaaagccctattcggacagaattagttttacaggggtagatggcgtaatgtaattttaccacaggacgtctgtaatattaatggtcaattcggacgggattagaaatctctgtaaaacattcagaagtgggaggggtaactcgaTTGCGCAGCGCATCACCTCTCGTCTTCACGTGCACGTTACCATTCTTCCtgatatcagatgtgcaaacaacataAAAAGACAAGTAAAACGCGAAACACTGTgattaatttcagtttggggagaacgtcagtttcataaacagttccgcgcctctgagaagtaaatttgactttttttaagtttgtgtcgtgttattcagaaactgacttgt
The sequence above is a segment of the Misgurnus anguillicaudatus chromosome 1, ASM2758022v2, whole genome shotgun sequence genome. Coding sequences within it:
- the LOC129431648 gene encoding macrophage mannose receptor 1-like, with the protein product MAFLSILLLLCAFPLSNAVGRLRTFNISDKKTNISEALNFCKSNYINLVTVYDEEDNKKLYEMIDTSALIGAHTNNTNYTSKWSNGDDVTFTRLSGTCEGGKICGAAFKANGLWELLPYNPTINFMCYEEGVGQVSDKYILILLNKTWTEAQLYCRKNHTDLVSIRNEKENERVKSMINDSEFPFWIGLLYDNIEWFDGGKSAYRNYFKIPNQNKSTLFIKQSVPPWIQGTTTGSYNALCYKSLIHVSSDEMSWEEALDYCNSNASGLLHIESQYDQKETERELRRQKISGPVWIGLRQSRLFGFWIWVSGLQVGPWTNWKEGGQPEHQKSLNCGAIERVNGVFKWSNRDCRSTFRVLCEGSN